One segment of Meriones unguiculatus strain TT.TT164.6M chromosome X, Bangor_MerUng_6.1, whole genome shotgun sequence DNA contains the following:
- the Usp51 gene encoding ubiquitin carboxyl-terminal hydrolase 51 — protein MAHVREASRSSRSVACWSSGGRRACLEQAAEQAARMEQMMRGTQGPKENKPEQWPEPEPTSENLTTRASGSDEKVLASTLAACHTSSSLVCPRRKPRPRSQPRSRSRGGRGLKAPPSPPSKPPPPPPAPPPPPPPQLRSVACRKSRRRARPAPRSQSRKSSSSDLGYSGDPESTEYPLLEVVSNKGPTGCPHVESIKVAKNWRKNLRMIYQRFIWSGTPETRKRKAKSCICNVCSTHKNRLHLCVSCVFFGCFTEKHIHNHAETTQHSLAVDLCHGVIYCFMCKDYVYDKDIEKIAKETKQKLLKLLTSTAVDVSDQQCMSLEADENQSTSESKDQETALVKPKKKRRKQTVYYTIGVRGLINLGNTCFMNCIVQALTHIPPLKEFFLSDKHKCVMTSPSLCLACEMCSLFQAMYSGIRSPLIPYKLLHLIWIHAEHLAGYRQQDAHEFLIAILDVLHRHSRDDSIEQEGNANCCNCIIDQTFTGGLQSDLTCQVCHGVSTTIDPCWDISLDLPGSYSPERACSSVNSDDDKSTVTSLTDCLQWFTRPEDLGSSAKIKCNQCQSYQESTKQLTMKKLPIVACFHLKRFEHSSKQRRKINTFISFPLELDMTPFLASTKESIMNGQPLAECVPSENKYSLFAVINHHGTLEGGHYTSFIRQEKDQWYSCDDARVTKATMEELLCSEGYLLFYYRQDIERE, from the coding sequence ATGGCCCACGTTCGAGAAGCGTCCCGGTCCTCCCGGTCGGTCGCCTGTTGGAGTTCGGGAGGTCGAAGAGCCTGTTTGGAGCAGGCAGCTGAGCAAGCAGCGAGAATGGAGCAGATGATGCGGGGTACACAGGGACCCAAGGAGAACAAGCCGGAGCAGTGGCCAGAACCCGAGCCCACGTCGGAGAACTTAACAACTAGGGCCAGTGGCAGCGATGAGAAGGTGCTCGCTTCCACCCTGGCTGCTTGTCACACCAGCTCCAGCTTGGTTTGCCCGCGCCGCAAGCCCCGCCCTCGGTCCCAGCCCAGGTCCCGCTCCAGGGGAGGGCGTGGGCTCAAGGCCCCACCCTCGCCTCCCTCCAAACCTCCGCCACCCCCTCCTGCGCCGCCACCTCCACCCCCGCCCCAGCTGCGGTCGGTGGCCTGCCGCAAATCTAGGCGTAGAGCCAGGCCTGCACCTAGATCCCAATCACGGAAAAGCTCCTCTAGTGATCTAGGCTACTCTGGGGATCCAGAGAGCACAGAATACCCGTTATTAGAGGTTGTGTCTAATAAAGGTCCCACAGGCTGCCCTCATGTAGAGAGCATTAAAGTAGCCAAAAACTGGCGGAAGAACCTGCGGATGATCTACCAGCGATTCATTTGGAGTGGAACTCCGGAGACTAGGAAACGTAAGGCAAAATCGTGCATCTGTAATGTATGTAGTACTCATAAGAACAGACTCCACTTATGTGTCTCCTGTGTATTTTTTGGATGTTTTACTGAGAAACATATTCATAACCATgcagaaacaacacaacacaGTTTAGCAGTAGACCTCTGCCATGGGGTTATATATTGCTTTATGTGTAAGGATTATGTATATGATAAAGATATAGAAAAGATtgccaaagaaacaaaacagaaacttctGAAACTATTAACTTCGACTGCAGTAGACGTATCTGATCAGCAGTGTATGTCACTGGAGGCTGACGAAAATCAATCAACCTCTGAGTCCAAAGATCAGGAGACTGCTTTGGTAAAACctaagaaaaagaggaggaaacagaCAGTTTATTACACTATAGGAGTTAGAGGTTTGATCAATCTTGGGAACACCTGCTTTATGAATTGCATTGTCCAGGCACTTACTCACATTCCGCCACTGAAAGAGTTCTTCCTTTCCGATAAGCACAAGTGCGTAATGACAAGCCCTAGCTTGTGTTTGGCTTGCGAAATGTGTTCGCTATTTCAAGCCATGTATTCGGGGATTCGATCACCTCTTATCCCCTATAAATTACTGCACCTGATATGGATTCATGCAGAACATCTAGCTGGCTACAGGCAGCAGGATGCGCATGAATTTCTTATTGCAATATTAGATGTGCTGCATAGACACAGCAGAGATGATAGCATCGAGCAAGAAGGCAACGCCAATTGCTGTAACTGCATTATAGATCAAACCTTTACAGGTGGCTTGCAGTCAGATTTGACATGTCAAGTCTGTCATGGTGTCTCTACCACTATAGACCCATGCTGGGACATCAGTTTGGATTTGCCTGGCTCTTATAGCCCAGAGAGGGCTTGTAGCTCAGTGAATAGCGATGACGACAAATCAACAGTCACCTCACTTACAGATTGCTTGCAATGGTTTACAAGACCCGAGGATCTGGGAAGTAGTGCCAAAATCAAATGCAATCAATGCCAAAGCTACCAGGAATCTACCAAACAGCTCACAATGAAGAAATTACCGATTGTGGCCTGCTTTCATCTGAAACGGTTTGAACATTCTAGCAAACAGAGGCGAAAGATTAATACTTTTATCTCATTTCCTTTGGAACTGGACATGACTCCCTTTCTGGCCTCTACTAAAGAGAGCATAATGAATGGCCAGCCATTAGCCGAATGTGTGCCCAGTGAGAATAAGTATTCTTTGTTTGCAGTGATTAACCACCATGGAACTTTGGAAGGTGGCCATTACACCAGCTTTATTCGTCAAGAAAAGGATCAGTGGTACAGCTGTGACGATGCCAGGGTCACCAAGGCTACAATGGAGGAGTTACTCTGTAGTGAAGGGTATCTACTCTTCTATTACAGGCAAGATATAGAAAGAGAATAA